In a single window of the Allobranchiibius huperziae genome:
- a CDS encoding NAD(P)-dependent alcohol dehydrogenase encodes MRAVRVTGYHQPLEMGEVDKPTADGPHDVVVRIGGAGVCRTDLHILEEQWAEKSQVELPYTIGHENAGWVDAIGSAVTNVAVGDKVILHPLVTCGLCRACRAGDDVHCENSKFPGIDTNGGYAEYLLTSARSCVRIDDALEPADVAALADAGLTAYHAAAKAALRLRAGDKCVVIGAGGLGHIGIQVMHAISPAELIVVDRNPDAVKLALSIGADHAVVGDGSQVDQVMELTGGKGAEVVIDFVGEGGSTKEGIAMTRQGGDYLIVGYGENIDVPTIDLVSTEVNIIGNLVGSYNDLVELMALAAQGKVTLHTAKYPLDDFQKAIDDLDNGRVRGRAILIP; translated from the coding sequence GTGAGAGCCGTCCGTGTCACTGGGTACCACCAGCCGTTGGAGATGGGGGAAGTCGACAAGCCCACCGCCGACGGCCCGCACGACGTCGTCGTACGGATCGGCGGGGCCGGGGTGTGCCGCACCGACCTGCACATCCTGGAAGAACAGTGGGCCGAGAAGTCGCAGGTCGAGCTGCCCTACACGATCGGCCACGAGAACGCAGGCTGGGTCGACGCGATCGGGTCCGCCGTGACGAACGTCGCGGTGGGGGACAAGGTGATCCTGCATCCGCTGGTCACCTGCGGGCTGTGCCGCGCGTGCCGCGCCGGTGACGACGTGCACTGTGAGAACTCGAAGTTCCCCGGGATCGACACCAACGGCGGGTACGCCGAGTACCTCCTGACCTCGGCGCGCAGCTGCGTGCGGATCGACGACGCGCTCGAGCCTGCCGACGTCGCGGCGCTCGCGGACGCCGGGCTCACGGCGTACCACGCCGCGGCCAAGGCGGCGCTGCGCCTGCGGGCCGGCGACAAGTGCGTGGTGATCGGCGCAGGAGGCCTGGGGCACATCGGGATTCAGGTCATGCACGCCATCTCACCGGCCGAACTGATCGTCGTCGACCGCAATCCCGACGCGGTGAAGCTCGCGCTGTCGATCGGCGCGGATCACGCGGTGGTCGGCGACGGCAGTCAGGTCGACCAGGTCATGGAGCTGACCGGCGGCAAGGGCGCAGAGGTCGTCATCGACTTCGTCGGCGAGGGTGGCTCGACCAAGGAGGGCATCGCGATGACCCGGCAGGGCGGCGACTATCTGATCGTGGGGTACGGCGAGAACATCGACGTGCCGACGATCGACCTGGTCTCCACCGAGGTCAACATCATCGGCAACCTGGTCGGCAGTTACAACGACCTGGTCGAGCTGATGGCGCTCGCCGCGCAGGGCAAGGTCACGCTGCACACCGCGAAGTACCCGCTGGACGATTTCCAGAAGGCAATCGACGACCTGGACAACGGAAGGGTCCGCGGCCGCGCGATCCTCATCCCCTGA
- a CDS encoding FAD-dependent oxidoreductase — protein MRWGKKLSAVQPADDGAFVLSFADRTQVTSAVLVGADGVWSKVRSLVSDAQPRYSGMSYIDTYLEDVDVRHPETAAAVGAGSLYALEPGKGFLAHREADDRIHTYVNLDHPAEWFDQFDFTDPDATRAAIAGEFKEWSPVLRSLIADSDTDPILRAIYELPDEHRWDARHGVTLVGDAGHPTVPGGNGANNAMLDGAELGLAIAHNPDNVDAAIAAYEPIMFERAAKSATEAHQDVQMIFGPGSPHRLAAVFNGEEFDGA, from the coding sequence ATCCGGTGGGGCAAGAAGCTCAGCGCGGTCCAACCCGCCGACGACGGTGCCTTCGTCCTGTCGTTCGCAGACAGAACTCAGGTCACCTCCGCCGTCCTGGTGGGCGCAGATGGCGTCTGGTCGAAGGTGCGGTCGCTGGTATCTGACGCGCAGCCGCGGTACTCCGGAATGAGCTACATCGACACGTACCTCGAGGACGTCGACGTGCGCCACCCCGAGACGGCCGCAGCGGTGGGTGCCGGATCGTTGTATGCCCTCGAGCCGGGCAAGGGCTTCCTGGCCCATCGCGAAGCCGACGACCGCATCCACACCTACGTCAACCTCGACCACCCGGCCGAATGGTTCGACCAATTCGACTTCACCGACCCCGACGCCACGCGCGCGGCCATAGCTGGCGAGTTCAAGGAGTGGTCGCCCGTGCTGCGCTCGCTCATCGCCGACAGCGACACCGACCCGATCCTTCGCGCGATCTACGAACTCCCCGACGAGCACCGGTGGGACGCCCGGCATGGAGTAACGCTGGTCGGCGACGCGGGACACCCGACCGTTCCCGGCGGCAACGGGGCCAATAACGCCATGCTCGACGGCGCGGAACTCGGTCTCGCCATCGCGCACAACCCCGACAACGTCGACGCCGCCATCGCTGCGTACGAACCCATCATGTTCGAGCGCGCCGCGAAGTCCGCTACCGAGGCCCACCAGGACGTGCAGATGATCTTCGGTCCCGGCTCGCCCCATCGGCTTGCCGCAGTGTTCAACGGCGAGGAGTTCGACGGCGCCTGA
- a CDS encoding ATP-grasp domain-containing protein, translating to MATITLLTSAAARDRENSEITLLSKSLTQLGVATRTASWTDTDAAELGAGDIAIIRTTWDYTSRVAEFLAFVDALPVVHNPAEVIRWNSHKGYLVELAGAGVPVVPTVLVRSVDGLDPATILESARGAFTTSDIIVKPAVAASARGMGRFALDSSLDLSRAIDHVRGLSDEGDVLVQPFQPDIADGERSLIFFAGQFAHAMLKTPAPDDFRVQARWGGTSVAYMPTDPELEAAHAAAAAAPGGAKSLLYARVDLVGPASAPSVMELELVEPDLFLSSGAGNADAFAQAIAGLVAS from the coding sequence ATGGCCACGATCACGCTCCTGACCTCCGCCGCCGCGAGAGACCGCGAAAATTCTGAGATCACCTTGCTGTCGAAATCGCTGACCCAGCTGGGTGTGGCTACGCGCACAGCGTCCTGGACCGATACAGACGCTGCCGAGCTCGGCGCAGGCGACATCGCGATCATCCGCACGACATGGGACTACACCTCTCGCGTTGCCGAGTTCCTGGCATTCGTCGACGCCCTGCCCGTCGTGCATAACCCGGCCGAGGTCATCCGCTGGAACTCCCACAAGGGCTATTTGGTTGAGCTGGCAGGCGCGGGTGTGCCCGTGGTTCCCACCGTTCTCGTGAGGTCGGTCGACGGACTGGATCCGGCGACCATACTGGAATCGGCAAGGGGGGCGTTCACCACATCGGACATCATCGTGAAGCCGGCGGTGGCGGCCAGCGCCCGGGGCATGGGACGCTTCGCGCTTGATTCCAGCCTCGATCTCAGCCGCGCTATCGACCATGTCCGCGGCCTGTCTGATGAGGGAGACGTGCTCGTTCAACCGTTTCAGCCTGACATCGCGGACGGTGAACGATCGCTCATCTTCTTCGCCGGCCAGTTCGCCCACGCGATGCTCAAGACGCCCGCACCCGACGATTTTCGGGTTCAGGCGCGGTGGGGCGGAACGAGCGTGGCCTACATGCCCACGGACCCCGAGCTCGAAGCTGCGCATGCTGCAGCCGCAGCAGCTCCTGGCGGGGCGAAGTCGCTTCTATACGCACGGGTAGACCTCGTCGGACCCGCCAGCGCCCCCTCGGTCATGGAACTGGAACTCGTCGAGCCCGACCTGTTCCTCAGCAGCGGGGCCGGAAACGCTGACGCATTTGCTCAAGCGATCGCGGGACTTGTCGCATCCTGA
- a CDS encoding alpha/beta hydrolase, which translates to MNGRANHGAGGSDPALADPMAGELVTETFGYGGGRQVTVYVPPDPPEAVVFAGDGQLISQWGGYLEAADVPPVMIVGAHRTDDEDEMARIREYSPPFDEQRFAAHEKFFVQDIRRWVRSRFGITMPAERTAVCGVSASGEFSIAMGLRRPDAYGAVFSASPGGGYRPPDVMPPVLPRTYLVAGTREPFFRDNAIRWADALRDAGADVVMVERVGGHGDPFWAAEFPRMVAWAFGP; encoded by the coding sequence ATGAACGGTCGAGCGAACCACGGTGCGGGCGGTTCGGATCCCGCGCTGGCTGATCCGATGGCCGGGGAACTCGTCACGGAGACCTTCGGGTACGGCGGAGGGCGGCAGGTCACGGTGTACGTGCCGCCGGATCCGCCCGAAGCGGTGGTGTTCGCCGGCGATGGGCAGCTGATCTCGCAGTGGGGCGGGTATCTCGAGGCGGCCGACGTGCCGCCCGTCATGATCGTCGGCGCGCATCGAACGGACGACGAGGACGAGATGGCGCGCATCCGTGAGTACTCGCCGCCCTTCGACGAGCAGCGGTTCGCGGCGCACGAGAAATTCTTCGTGCAGGACATCCGTCGGTGGGTGCGGTCGCGCTTCGGCATCACGATGCCGGCCGAGCGGACCGCCGTGTGCGGTGTGTCTGCGAGTGGCGAGTTCTCGATCGCCATGGGGCTTCGTCGCCCGGATGCCTACGGTGCGGTGTTCTCCGCGTCCCCGGGAGGCGGCTACCGCCCGCCCGACGTGATGCCGCCTGTGTTGCCACGCACCTACCTCGTCGCCGGGACGCGGGAGCCGTTCTTCCGTGACAACGCGATCCGATGGGCGGACGCGTTGCGTGATGCCGGTGCGGACGTCGTGATGGTCGAGCGGGTCGGCGGACACGGCGACCCCTTCTGGGCGGCCGAGTTCCCCCGGATGGTTGCGTGGGCGTTCGGACCCTGA
- a CDS encoding tautomerase family protein — MPLVRIDLIEGRTDAEVRALADCVQQVMLDVFAAPERDRYQVIHEHKPGRIIAEDTGLGFERTDGVVIIQVTQQGRDEDQKKALYRALADRLEAQAGVRPEDLIVTVSANTAADWSFGSGRAQFLEGDL, encoded by the coding sequence ATGCCCCTGGTACGCATAGATCTCATAGAGGGACGTACCGACGCCGAGGTCAGGGCGCTCGCCGACTGCGTCCAACAGGTCATGCTGGATGTCTTCGCCGCACCCGAGCGTGACCGCTACCAGGTGATTCACGAACACAAGCCGGGACGCATCATCGCCGAGGACACCGGACTCGGCTTCGAGCGCACGGACGGCGTGGTGATCATCCAGGTCACCCAACAAGGGCGCGACGAGGACCAGAAGAAGGCGCTCTACCGCGCCCTGGCCGATCGGCTCGAGGCCCAAGCGGGTGTGCGTCCCGAGGACCTGATCGTCACGGTGTCGGCCAACACTGCGGCCGACTGGTCCTTCGGGTCGGGTCGGGCCCAGTTCCTCGAGGGTGACCTCTAA
- a CDS encoding ester cyclase produces MFDKKTNIASQEAFGEAVNTGNLNAFDQLVAPDAVDHDPAPGQGTGPEGFKAMFTDMRTAFPDLHVEVETLVADDDQVAFAYTLTGTHNGPFQGHDATGKAFQVRGVQISKFADGKLVERWGSSDELGLMTQLGLA; encoded by the coding sequence GTGTTCGACAAGAAGACCAACATCGCCTCGCAGGAAGCCTTTGGCGAGGCGGTCAACACCGGCAATCTGAACGCGTTCGACCAGCTCGTCGCGCCCGATGCCGTCGACCATGACCCCGCACCCGGCCAGGGCACCGGCCCCGAGGGCTTCAAGGCGATGTTCACCGACATGCGGACCGCGTTCCCCGATCTGCACGTCGAGGTCGAGACCCTGGTCGCCGACGACGACCAGGTGGCGTTCGCCTACACCCTGACCGGCACCCACAACGGTCCGTTCCAGGGCCACGACGCCACCGGCAAAGCGTTCCAGGTGCGCGGGGTTCAGATCAGCAAGTTCGCCGACGGCAAGCTCGTCGAACGGTGGGGCAGCAGCGACGAGCTCGGCCTCATGACCCAGCTCGGCCTGGCCTGA
- a CDS encoding alpha/beta fold hydrolase, translating into MTLNHVRRGSGAPLLLVHGLGAGGQSWAPILDELAEHREVIAVDLPGFGETPPLTGEVSIATLTDSVADFIREQGLDGISTVGQSMGGRLVLELARRGVGGDTVALDPGGFWSDREVAVFGATLRPSIALVRVLRGRLPSLLGSSAGRTLLLAQLSARPWALSPETVLPDVRGLADSPSTGAALDALIKGPKQQGAPAGTVPGRVTIGWGRRDLVTLPSQAARATELFPDAVLHWFERCGHFPQWDAPHEAVRLILDSTD; encoded by the coding sequence GTGACGTTGAATCATGTTCGACGCGGAAGCGGCGCCCCGTTGTTGCTCGTGCACGGTCTGGGCGCCGGAGGGCAGTCCTGGGCCCCGATCCTCGACGAATTGGCCGAGCACCGTGAGGTCATCGCCGTCGATCTACCGGGGTTCGGAGAGACGCCACCGCTGACCGGCGAGGTGTCGATCGCCACCCTTACCGACTCCGTTGCGGACTTCATCCGCGAGCAAGGGCTGGACGGGATCTCCACCGTCGGCCAGTCCATGGGCGGCCGACTGGTGCTGGAGCTCGCGCGGCGCGGAGTCGGCGGCGACACCGTGGCGTTGGACCCGGGCGGCTTCTGGAGCGACCGCGAGGTCGCTGTCTTCGGCGCCACGCTGCGGCCGTCGATCGCGCTGGTCCGAGTGCTGCGGGGCAGGCTGCCATCACTGCTCGGCAGCTCTGCAGGAAGGACTCTTCTGCTGGCGCAATTGTCGGCTCGGCCATGGGCGCTCTCGCCCGAGACCGTGCTGCCGGACGTGCGCGGGTTGGCCGACTCCCCGTCGACCGGTGCCGCCCTGGACGCCCTGATCAAGGGGCCCAAGCAACAAGGCGCCCCGGCGGGCACCGTGCCCGGTCGGGTCACGATCGGGTGGGGGCGCCGTGATCTGGTGACCCTGCCGAGCCAGGCCGCACGCGCTACGGAACTGTTCCCCGACGCCGTGCTGCACTGGTTCGAACGGTGCGGTCACTTCCCACAATGGGACGCGCCCCACGAAGCGGTCCGACTGATTCTCGACAGCACCGATTGA